The DNA sequence CGGATCCGGTGCTCGTAGTGGTGGGCCAGGAACTCCGCCTTGTAGGTCGCCATGTCCACATTGACCGGACAGTCGGACTTGCAGCCTTTGCAGGCGAAGCAGAGGTCGAGGGCGTCTCGGACCTCGGTCGAGCGCCAGCCGTCAGTGATCGACTCGCCCCGGATCATCTCGAACAGCAGCCGGGCCCGCCCGCGGGTGGAGTGCTCCTCCTGCCGGGTCACCATGTACGAGGGGCACATCACCTGGTCTTCACTGGAGCTGTTGCGACAGTTGCCGATGCCGACACAACGCAGCGCAGCCTTGGAGAACCTGTGCTCGTCGCGGGGGTAGGAGAAGTAGGTGGCCGGCTCGGCGTGGCTGTAGTCGGGGCCCAGCCGCAGCTGGCGGTCCAGCGGATTGGCCAGCACCACCTTGCCGGGGTTCATCTTGTTCTTCGGGTCGAGGAGGCCCTTCACCTCGGTGAACAGCCCGACGATCTCGGTGCCGAACATCTTGGTCAGCAGCTCGCCGCGAGCCTGCCCGTCTCCGTGCTCACCCGACAGCGAGCCGCCGTAGGAGATCACCAGGTCGGAGGCCTTTTCCAGGAAGGCTCGAAAGTGCCTGACGCCGTCGGCTGTCCGAAGTTCGAACGGGATCCTGGTGTGCACGCACCCCTGGCCGAAGTGCCCGTACAGGGCGGTCGTGTTCCGGTCGAAGCCGAAGTCGTCCAGCAGCCGGCGGAGATCACGGAGATAGTCACCGAGACGCTCGGGCGGGACGGCCGAGTCCTCCCAGCCCTCCCAGTTCTCGTGCCCGCCGATGGGGTGGGCGGTCGCGCCGAGCCCCGCCTCCCGAAGCTCGCTCAGCCGCTCCTCTCCCGCTGGATCGTCGAGAAAGGTCATCTGCGGCGCGTGCTCGCGGCCCGCGAGGTCGTCCATCAGCGCTCTCGCCCGGTCGTCCGCCTCCTGTTGGGTGTCACCGGCGAACTGCACCATCAGCCAGCCGCTGCCCTGCGGAAGCTCGTCCAGCGCGGTGCCCGCCAGCTGTGCCCGCGTCTCCAGCTCCAGCAGCACCTGGTCCAGCCCCTCGAGCTGCCACGGCCGGTGCTTGACGATCGCCTCGACCGCATCCCCGGCGGCGGCGATATCCGGGTAGCCCAGCACCACCATGGCTTTCGCGGTCGGCACCTGGACCAGGTCCAGCTCGGCCTGCAGGACCGTGACGAGGGTGCCCTCGGAGCCGACCAGCGCGCGGGCGAGATCGAAACCGCTCTCGGGCAGCAGCGAGTCGAGGTTGTAGCCGGACACCCGCCTGGGAATGTCCGGGTAGCGGGTCCGGATCTGGGCCAGATGGGAGTCGCGGAGTCGCCGCAAGCCGGTGTAGATCTCAGCCTTGCGGCCGCCCTCGGCAACGATGGCGGCGTATTCGTCGTCGGACGTCGGCCCGACCCACATCCGCTCCCCGTCATAGGTCAGCACCTCGAGTCGGCGCACGTTGTCCACCGTCTTGCCGTACGCCTGGGCCGTGGCTCCACAGGAGTTGTTGCCGATCATGCCGCCGATCGTGCAGCTGCGGTGCGTTGACGGCTTGGGCCCGAACATCAGCCCGTATCCACTGAGCTGCCGATTGAGGTCATCCAGAGCGATCCCCGGTTCCACTACACAGGTGCGGGCCGCCGCGTCGACCGAGACCAGCCGGCGGCAGTGTCGAGTCCAGTCGATGACGACGGCGACGTTGGTGCTCTGACCGGCGAGACTGGTGCCGCCGCCGCGGGAGAGAACCGGCACGTCACGGCGGCTGCAGACCCGGATGGCCGCCACCGCGGCGTCGATCGTCCGTGGCGTGACCACGCCGATCGGCAGCTGGCGGTAGTTGGAGGAGTCCATGGCGTACGCCGCCCTGGTGCCGAGGTCGAAGTCCACCTCGCCGTCGACCTGCGCCCGGAGCTCGGCCGGCAGCGAGGGGGAGATCTCCACTGCCACGCTCGTGTTGCTCGTCATGACGGGTGGGCGGCAGAGGGGTTGCTGAACTGGTCGCGGGGGACCAACCCGTTGGCCACCACATAGAGGCGGTCGCGGGAGATCTCCTCGGCGACCATCTCGATCCATTGCGGAGGCGGGCTCGGCACCTGCCGGTCCGTCAGCTCGCGCTTCAGCGCCTGTTGGATGACACCGATCGCCGCACCGCCATGGCTTTCGAGCACATCGATGATGATCTGCTGCTGGGCGGCATAGACGTCGTTGTTCTCCCCTGCCGGGCTGGGTGCCCCTTCCTCCATCTCTGCTCCTTTTCTCGGTGGCCTTTGCTCGGTGATGACTATTCGGCAGCGTGTCCCAGGCGCTGACTGCACTCGAGCATCAGCGCGTGGACGAAGGCTTGCGGCAGGTTGCCGCGGAGCTGGCGCTCGCGGACGTCGAACTCCTCGGCGAACAGGCCCGGGGGCCCGCAGGCCGCCCGCTGTCGCTCGAACCAGCGGAACGACTCGGTCAGGTGGCCGGCGTCGAGCTCCGCCAGGCAGACGGCGAAACCGCACATCAGGAATGCGTTTTCGACCTGGCCGAGGCGTTGCCCGTCCTCGGCGTACCGGTAGACGTAACCGTCCTCGACCAGCTGATGGCGCACCGCCTTCAGAGTTGCCCTACTGCGTGGGTCGGCAGAGCTCAACGCACCGCGCACGGGTGGCAGCAGCAGCGCCGCGTCCACCCCCGGATGATCCGGGCGCTGCATCCAGGCCCCGTTGGAACCGAGACAGCGCCGTGAGGTCTCGGCCAGGATCGTGTCGGCCAGTGTGCTCGTCCGTGCGGCGTCGGAGCGCGAGACCTGTCGGGCGATCACGCGGAGGCCCGCGACGCAGGCCAGTCGCGAATGGGTCCACCACGCGTCGTCGAGCTCCCAGATCCCGGCGTCCGGGTCATCCCATCGGCGCTCGATCAGGTCGATCACGAGCCGCACCGCCCGCTGATCGTCGGAGGTCAGGTGGTCGTGACGTCCAGCGGTCGCGAAGAGCTGCAGGATCTCGCCCAGGCCGTCGAGCTGGAACTGGCCGCGCACCCAGTTGCCGACGATGTCCTTGCCGCCCGGGTAGCCCGGCAGGCCGAGGTCCGTCTCGTCCGGAGGCAGCCGGCCGTCGACACGATAGGCGGGGGCCAGGCGGTCACCGTGCTCGAGCACTCGCGCGGTCGTGAACGCCACCGCCTCGTCCAGCAGCGGATCCGGGGTGTCGACGCCGACCGCGACACCGGCATAGGCCTGGTCGCGCAACCACACGTAGCGGTAGTCGTAGTTGCGGCCCGCCTCGGCGCGCTCCGG is a window from the Microlunatus panaciterrae genome containing:
- a CDS encoding glycoside hydrolase family 15 protein, which gives rise to MTGDGERGGPAGSTALAFPPHVLREYAVVADGYRGAVIGPRGDVGWLCAPRWDSPAVFASLVGGRGTYAVTPADPFVWGGSYEPGSLIWRSHWVTSSTVIECREALAYPGHPDRLALLRRIEAADEPATVDIVLDLRADFGRSDPMEVRADSDGVWDIRVGGLRCRWSGAADARAGADGTLRLRLSVPPGGHHDLVLEISDRPLAEPVRADRAWESTERHWHAAVPTFDRSAAPRDSRHAYALLRGLTVPGGGMVAAATMGLPERAEAGRNYDYRYVWLRDQAYAGVAVGVDTPDPLLDEAVAFTTARVLEHGDRLAPAYRVDGRLPPDETDLGLPGYPGGKDIVGNWVRGQFQLDGLGEILQLFATAGRHDHLTSDDQRAVRLVIDLIERRWDDPDAGIWELDDAWWTHSRLACVAGLRVIARQVSRSDAARTSTLADTILAETSRRCLGSNGAWMQRPDHPGVDAALLLPPVRGALSSADPRSRATLKAVRHQLVEDGYVYRYAEDGQRLGQVENAFLMCGFAVCLAELDAGHLTESFRWFERQRAACGPPGLFAEEFDVRERQLRGNLPQAFVHALMLECSQRLGHAAE
- a CDS encoding FAD-binding and (Fe-S)-binding domain-containing protein; this encodes MTSNTSVAVEISPSLPAELRAQVDGEVDFDLGTRAAYAMDSSNYRQLPIGVVTPRTIDAAVAAIRVCSRRDVPVLSRGGGTSLAGQSTNVAVVIDWTRHCRRLVSVDAAARTCVVEPGIALDDLNRQLSGYGLMFGPKPSTHRSCTIGGMIGNNSCGATAQAYGKTVDNVRRLEVLTYDGERMWVGPTSDDEYAAIVAEGGRKAEIYTGLRRLRDSHLAQIRTRYPDIPRRVSGYNLDSLLPESGFDLARALVGSEGTLVTVLQAELDLVQVPTAKAMVVLGYPDIAAAGDAVEAIVKHRPWQLEGLDQVLLELETRAQLAGTALDELPQGSGWLMVQFAGDTQQEADDRARALMDDLAGREHAPQMTFLDDPAGEERLSELREAGLGATAHPIGGHENWEGWEDSAVPPERLGDYLRDLRRLLDDFGFDRNTTALYGHFGQGCVHTRIPFELRTADGVRHFRAFLEKASDLVISYGGSLSGEHGDGQARGELLTKMFGTEIVGLFTEVKGLLDPKNKMNPGKVVLANPLDRQLRLGPDYSHAEPATYFSYPRDEHRFSKAALRCVGIGNCRNSSSEDQVMCPSYMVTRQEEHSTRGRARLLFEMIRGESITDGWRSTEVRDALDLCFACKGCKSDCPVNVDMATYKAEFLAHHYEHRIRPMAHYSMGWLPLWAALAGRAPGLVNRVTHAPGLSGLIKKAGGIAPERELPAFAAEPFTRWWRNRTRTAGGGSRGPVLLWPDTFSNAFHPGVARAAVQVLEDAGFEVRVPREPVCCGLTWVSTGQLGVARRVLQRTLRVLRKEIRAGVPVIGLEPSCTAMFRADGPELLDGDEDMRRLSKQTRTLAELLTERAPDWEPPQIPVNALVQTHCHQHAVLGTDAETDVMRRAGIEAKTLPSGCCGLAGNFGFEAGHYAVSRAAGERVLLPRVRAADQRTVILADGFSCRTQIEQGDTGRTAVHLAELLAAGLEGNAWGGERPEQLMAERPSSTSGPTGGTSSEPAEERS